A region of Anaerolineales bacterium DNA encodes the following proteins:
- a CDS encoding DEAD/DEAH box helicase gives MNFEHFSLDPRIASQIEAIGFTTPTTIQQEAIPPVLEGRDVMGIAQTGTGKSAAFLLPILQRLITGPLRCVRALIVAPTRELAEQIYQMSIDFGKNTKVRSVSIYGGVSKVNQVSRLKQGVEIVIACPGRLLDIVSDGDIDLSRVEVLVLDEADRMCDMGFLPDIRRIIKLLPPRRQTLFFSATMPKDIRNLADSILKDPVTVQIGKIAPAKTVSHALYPVPNNLKKNLLMALLEQTATGRVLIFTRTKYRARNLARDLKKRGYRAAELQGNMSQNQRQKSIDGFRNGKFDILAATDVAARGIDVSEISHVINFDIPDTVDAYTHRIGRTGRAHQSGEAFTFAGQADEQIIRDIEKLLGTRIERRRLPDFNYGSFVPENLFDKSQSSPPRKRQPQIKPNQSPRYAPGNNGGNGHARSSNTRDRHASHNAGGNSQRRRSQRRK, from the coding sequence GTGAATTTCGAACATTTTTCTCTCGACCCGCGCATTGCCTCTCAAATCGAGGCCATCGGTTTCACCACACCCACTACTATTCAGCAAGAAGCAATTCCACCCGTCCTCGAAGGTCGGGATGTGATGGGTATCGCCCAGACCGGGACCGGAAAAAGCGCAGCATTTCTCCTGCCGATTCTGCAGCGATTGATCACAGGCCCTTTGCGTTGCGTGCGGGCGCTCATCGTCGCACCCACACGCGAACTCGCTGAGCAAATATATCAAATGAGTATTGACTTTGGCAAAAACACCAAAGTACGGAGTGTATCCATATACGGTGGTGTGAGTAAAGTCAATCAGGTCTCGCGCCTGAAGCAAGGCGTAGAAATCGTCATTGCTTGCCCTGGACGCCTGCTCGACATCGTAAGTGATGGCGACATCGATCTTTCCCGTGTAGAGGTGCTGGTACTGGACGAAGCGGATCGCATGTGCGACATGGGTTTCCTGCCCGATATTCGGCGCATCATCAAGCTGCTCCCGCCCCGACGCCAGACACTTTTCTTCTCAGCGACGATGCCAAAAGATATCCGCAATCTAGCAGACAGCATCCTCAAGGATCCGGTCACCGTTCAAATTGGCAAGATTGCTCCGGCGAAGACTGTTTCACACGCCCTGTATCCGGTGCCCAACAATCTCAAGAAAAACCTTCTAATGGCACTGTTGGAACAAACAGCCACCGGCCGCGTGCTGATCTTCACCCGCACGAAGTATCGCGCCCGCAACTTGGCGCGTGATTTGAAAAAGCGCGGCTATCGCGCAGCCGAATTACAGGGAAACATGTCGCAGAATCAGCGTCAGAAATCGATCGACGGCTTTCGCAATGGAAAATTCGATATTCTCGCCGCCACCGATGTCGCTGCGCGCGGCATTGACGTGTCGGAAATATCGCACGTGATCAACTTCGACATCCCCGATACAGTCGACGCCTACACGCACCGGATCGGACGCACCGGTCGCGCCCACCAATCGGGCGAAGCATTCACCTTTGCAGGACAGGCGGACGAGCAGATCATACGCGACATCGAAAAATTATTGGGCACTCGTATCGAAAGGCGGCGTTTACCGGATTTTAATTACGGCAGTTTTGTGCCGGAAAACCTGTTCGATAAGAGTCAGTCCAGTCCACCACGAAAGAGACAGCCACAAATCAAGCCCAATCAATCGCCCAGGTATGCTCCTGGCAATAATGGGGGCAACGGGCATGCTCGCAGCAGCAATACTCGTGACAGACATGCGAGCCATAACGCCGGGGGAAATTCCCAACGCCGCCGTTCGCAACGGCGAAAATAA
- a CDS encoding choice-of-anchor Q domain-containing protein, with protein sequence MDAAYPGSGSKQACAWDHPFRALPPGGTPRIGGGSTLVIGTGSYRMGYGAPGSDDCEEEGSFDCRMPPVPSGPSPNRPTRIVGRGWDSGCDNPPELWGTGRPWQIVDLTDTSNAVVACLEITDHSDCVEFHSGGLACNRDDLPYGDWASIGLYAQDSTKVLLKDLNIHGLASSGILAGRLTDWTVENVRIAANGWVGWDGDIEGDDSNAGTLAFRHWLVEWNGCGETYPEQEPVGCWGQSAGGYGDGVGTGATSGDWIIENASFLHNTSDGLDLLYHSEGGTVILNGVHAEGNAGNPVKVTGLTTLSNSLLVSNCTFFDDQPFTFNVDPCRALGNALEITFTGGEQVSIINSTFYGLGDGLIYAGPREGYNCDGSERIEARNNIFLGDADFFDPGDSTFLFYQEDCDGLRLDSDYNLVHQVKEFTCGSEDAYVISGNHDKCQDPRLTGPFFGLAFRMSPASGSPAIDAADDAICTATDLLGLDRPVDGDGDGDAQCDMGAYEFDANRGAR encoded by the coding sequence GTGGACGCCGCCTACCCGGGAAGCGGCAGCAAGCAAGCATGTGCCTGGGATCATCCCTTCCGGGCGCTGCCGCCCGGCGGAACGCCGCGCATCGGGGGCGGAAGTACGCTGGTGATCGGGACGGGCAGTTATCGTATGGGTTATGGTGCCCCGGGCAGCGATGACTGCGAAGAAGAAGGATCGTTTGACTGCCGTATGCCGCCGGTGCCCAGTGGTCCCAGCCCGAATCGGCCCACTCGCATCGTCGGCCGGGGATGGGACAGCGGATGCGACAATCCGCCCGAGTTGTGGGGTACCGGCCGCCCGTGGCAGATCGTCGACCTGACGGATACAAGCAATGCGGTGGTCGCCTGTTTGGAAATCACCGATCATTCGGATTGTGTCGAGTTCCATTCGGGTGGTCTGGCCTGCAATCGGGATGATCTGCCCTACGGCGATTGGGCCTCGATCGGGCTCTATGCACAGGACTCGACCAAGGTGCTGCTCAAGGATTTGAACATTCATGGCCTGGCGAGCAGCGGGATTTTGGCCGGACGACTCACGGATTGGACGGTCGAAAACGTGCGTATCGCCGCAAATGGTTGGGTTGGTTGGGATGGGGATATCGAAGGTGACGACTCGAACGCCGGTACGCTGGCGTTTCGCCATTGGCTCGTGGAGTGGAACGGATGCGGTGAGACTTATCCGGAACAGGAGCCTGTAGGCTGCTGGGGGCAATCCGCGGGCGGATATGGCGACGGAGTCGGTACCGGAGCCACAAGCGGCGACTGGATCATCGAGAATGCGAGTTTCCTGCACAACACTTCCGATGGGCTGGACCTGCTTTATCACAGCGAAGGCGGGACGGTCATACTCAATGGCGTACACGCCGAAGGCAATGCCGGCAACCCGGTTAAAGTGACGGGTTTGACCACGCTCAGCAACAGCCTGCTGGTAAGCAATTGTACGTTTTTCGATGATCAGCCCTTTACCTTTAACGTCGATCCTTGCCGGGCGCTTGGCAATGCGCTGGAAATCACATTTACCGGCGGCGAGCAGGTCAGCATTATCAACTCGACGTTCTACGGCTTAGGGGATGGTCTGATCTACGCCGGGCCGCGTGAGGGATATAACTGCGACGGCTCGGAACGCATCGAAGCTCGCAATAACATCTTTCTGGGGGACGCCGACTTCTTCGATCCCGGTGATAGCACCTTCCTGTTCTATCAGGAAGATTGTGACGGTTTACGACTCGACTCGGATTACAACCTCGTTCACCAGGTCAAGGAATTCACCTGCGGCAGCGAAGATGCCTATGTCATCTCAGGCAATCACGACAAGTGCCAGGACCCGCGTCTGACTGGGCCGTTCTTCGGTCTTGCCTTCAGGATGAGTCCGGCGTCAGGCAGCCCGGCCATCGACGCGGCCGATGACGCGATCTGTACGGCGACTGACCTGTTGGGATTGGATCGTCCAGTCGATGGAGATGGTGATGGTGATGCGCAATGCGACATGGGAGCGTACGAGTTTGATGCAAATCGTGGGGCGAGGTGA